From a region of the Candidatus Brocadia sp. genome:
- a CDS encoding type I restriction-modification system subunit M: protein MKNIGNIIKTLQNIMRKDPGVSGDAQRIEQLGWMISLKILDDKDKEIEILNDKYVSPMPKKLQWRAWAADDEGITGDELKNFIDSDLIPRLKNLDVSSGNKRALIIREIFDGTNNYMKNGTIIRQVLNELNQIDFNNLEDRHVFGDIYETILRDLQSAGNYGEFYTPRALTEFITEMINPRLGEKVLDPACGTGGFLTSAIENIRKQDVKGVEDLKTLEKTIHGMEFKPLPFMLCVTNLILHDIEVPNVDYTDSLNREYTSIGQKDRVDVILANPPFGASVTDGAETNFPQNFRTTESADLFLMLMVRYLKDGGRAGIVLPDGSLTGEGVKQRIRQHFLENCNLHTIVRLPNSVFQPYASVATNLLFFEKGKPTKEIWYWEHKLPEGVKAYSKTKPIQKSEFDGLKKWWKKRKENEQAWKVSIDAIAANSYNLDIKNPHTPDEKHVYTSAELVTMLHESFRKSDGLLQQLRKELENG, encoded by the coding sequence ATGAAAAACATTGGAAATATCATAAAAACATTACAAAACATCATGCGTAAAGACCCCGGTGTTTCCGGGGACGCCCAGCGCATTGAGCAGTTGGGCTGGATGATCAGCCTCAAAATCCTTGACGACAAGGACAAAGAGATCGAGATTCTCAACGACAAATATGTCTCACCCATGCCAAAGAAATTGCAATGGCGGGCTTGGGCGGCTGATGACGAAGGCATAACCGGAGATGAGCTTAAAAACTTTATTGACAGTGATTTGATACCAAGGCTCAAAAATCTCGATGTGAGTTCCGGCAATAAACGCGCCCTTATAATCCGCGAGATATTTGACGGCACCAATAACTACATGAAGAACGGGACGATCATCCGTCAGGTGCTCAATGAATTAAACCAGATCGACTTTAATAATTTGGAAGACCGTCATGTCTTTGGCGATATCTATGAAACCATCCTGCGTGATCTTCAAAGTGCGGGAAATTACGGAGAGTTTTATACCCCACGCGCCTTAACAGAATTTATTACGGAAATGATCAACCCCAGGTTGGGCGAAAAGGTGCTGGATCCCGCCTGCGGCACCGGCGGATTCTTAACCAGCGCTATAGAAAATATCCGCAAACAAGATGTCAAAGGCGTTGAAGACCTTAAGACGCTGGAGAAAACCATTCATGGCATGGAATTCAAACCGCTTCCCTTCATGCTCTGCGTAACCAATCTGATATTGCACGACATCGAAGTGCCAAATGTGGATTATACCGACAGCTTAAACCGCGAATATACCTCAATCGGACAAAAAGACCGGGTGGACGTCATCCTTGCCAATCCTCCTTTTGGCGCCTCGGTTACCGATGGGGCAGAGACCAACTTTCCCCAAAATTTTCGCACAACGGAAAGCGCCGATCTTTTCTTGATGCTTATGGTGCGATATCTGAAAGACGGCGGCCGTGCCGGCATTGTATTGCCGGATGGTTCGCTGACAGGAGAAGGTGTAAAACAGCGCATTCGCCAGCATTTTTTAGAGAATTGTAATCTTCATACTATTGTTCGTCTGCCAAATTCAGTCTTTCAACCGTATGCCAGTGTGGCGACCAATCTGCTCTTTTTTGAAAAAGGCAAACCGACAAAAGAAATCTGGTACTGGGAACACAAACTACCAGAAGGCGTTAAGGCATACAGTAAAACGAAGCCGATTCAAAAAAGCGAGTTTGACGGTCTTAAAAAATGGTGGAAGAAACGCAAGGAGAATGAACAGGCGTGGAAGGTGTCTATTGATGCGATTGCTGCAAATAGCTATAACCTCGACATAAAAAATCCGCATACGCCAGACGAAAAACACGTGTATACAAGCGCCGAACTGGTAACGATGCTCCACGAATCATTCCGTAAAAGCGATGGACTTCTTCAACAATTGAGAAAGGAGTTGGAGAATGGATAA
- a CDS encoding restriction endonuclease subunit S encodes MAKVSYIDHIKKNDISVILAEVIFRNLKKDYKSLPLFELAETLSGGTPNRANQSYYGGKIPWFKSGELNDSIITMSEEFITEEGLNNSSAKVFPKGTLLVAMYGATAGKTAILDIDAATNQAICAVVPKNKSIRKDFLFWFLRAHRYYYIDISRGGAQPNISQTVIKNTEVPLIDENEQKSIVEFLTRIEKTKEINYSLIPKQLHKTIKLAFEHLDCLQKLENENLNQSSYFSFLRQSILQEAIEGKLTAKWRKTNSELISGDNHASKLLEKIKAEKERLTKSTKGAKNAKALPPISEEKKPFDLPEGWAWCRLGEAAQGFEYGSSAKSIKTGKVPVLRMGNLQDGVVVWENLVYTNDDGEIQQYLLMSEDLLFNRTNSRELVGKTALFDCEEKAIYAGYIVRFHMCGQISAHFSNYVMNSIYHRKWCNMVKADALGQSNINATKLREFVFPLPPLAEQQAIVDCVEKLVAMIDELEKQVSARKEQSEMLMQSVLREAFAKG; translated from the coding sequence ATGGCTAAGGTCTCTTACATCGATCATATAAAGAAGAACGATATCTCTGTGATTTTGGCCGAAGTTATTTTTCGGAATTTAAAAAAAGATTATAAGTCTCTTCCTTTATTTGAATTGGCTGAAACCTTAAGTGGAGGTACGCCAAACAGAGCAAATCAAAGCTACTATGGCGGGAAAATTCCTTGGTTTAAATCTGGTGAGCTAAATGATTCAATAATTACCATGTCGGAAGAATTTATTACTGAAGAAGGATTAAATAATTCTTCAGCAAAAGTATTTCCAAAAGGCACTCTACTCGTAGCTATGTACGGTGCTACTGCGGGGAAGACAGCAATTCTTGACATTGATGCGGCTACAAATCAAGCAATCTGTGCAGTTGTCCCTAAGAATAAAAGCATTCGGAAGGATTTTTTATTCTGGTTTTTGCGAGCACATCGATACTACTATATTGATATAAGTCGTGGTGGTGCACAACCAAATATAAGTCAAACTGTTATTAAAAATACTGAAGTTCCGCTTATTGATGAAAATGAACAGAAAAGCATCGTGGAATTTTTGACAAGGATTGAGAAAACAAAGGAAATAAACTATTCCCTAATTCCAAAACAATTGCATAAAACTATTAAACTAGCTTTTGAACATTTGGATTGCTTGCAAAAGTTAGAAAACGAAAATTTAAATCAGTCTTCTTATTTCTCCTTTCTTCGTCAATCCATTCTCCAGGAAGCCATCGAAGGCAAGCTTACAGCCAAATGGCGGAAGACGAATTCTGAGTTGATCAGCGGAGATAACCACGCCTCGAAATTGCTTGAGAAGATCAAAGCAGAAAAAGAGCGGCTCACGAAGAGCACAAAGGGCGCGAAGAATGCAAAAGCACTACCACCCATCAGTGAAGAAAAAAAGCCGTTTGACTTGCCTGAGGGGTGGGCGTGGTGTCGTTTGGGAGAGGCAGCCCAAGGATTTGAATATGGTTCAAGTGCAAAGTCTATAAAAACAGGCAAAGTACCTGTTTTACGAATGGGAAACTTGCAGGACGGAGTCGTTGTTTGGGAGAATTTGGTTTATACAAATGATGATGGTGAAATACAACAATATTTACTAATGTCAGAAGACCTTCTTTTTAATAGAACTAATAGCAGAGAGTTGGTTGGGAAAACGGCACTCTTCGATTGTGAGGAAAAAGCAATCTATGCAGGATATATTGTTCGTTTTCATATGTGCGGGCAAATTAGTGCCCATTTTTCCAATTATGTAATGAATTCAATTTATCACAGGAAATGGTGTAATATGGTAAAGGCCGATGCTCTTGGTCAATCAAATATAAATGCAACAAAATTGAGAGAATTTGTTTTCCCTCTTCCGCCTCTAGCTGAACAACAGGCTATTGTTGATTGCGTTGAGAAGCTGGTGGCCATGATCGACGAATTAGAAAAACAAGTATCCGCACGCAAAGAACAATCTGAAATGCTGATGCAGTCAGTTTTACGAGAGGCGTTTGCGAAAGGATGA
- a CDS encoding virulence RhuM family protein, with translation MDNAENKSQLIIYRAEDGKIKIDVRFQDETVWLTQKLMAELFQTTIANINIHIKNVFDEGELSQDSVIKDFLITASDGKKYHTNFYNLDMIISVGYRVKSHVATRFRQWATQQLREYIVKGFVMDDERLKHGANIGSDYFDELLERIRDIRSSEKRFYQKIRDIYKLAVDYDPKAEETLEFFKIVQNKLHFAISGKTAAEIISGRADASKPNMGLTSWKGAKVRQGDVTIAKNYLNEKEMEQLNRIVTMYLDYAEDQAKRHRQIFMRDWRKKLDAFLKFNERDILEHAGTVTKEVADALALEQYEVFHKQRLKDEAEAEALADDEVLKEIEQKAAKRLSKKKGRKNG, from the coding sequence ATGGATAACGCAGAAAATAAATCACAACTCATTATTTATCGGGCAGAAGATGGAAAAATTAAAATTGACGTTCGTTTTCAGGATGAAACTGTCTGGCTGACTCAAAAATTAATGGCTGAATTATTTCAGACCACAATCGCCAACATTAATATTCATATTAAAAATGTCTTTGATGAGGGAGAACTCTCGCAAGATTCAGTTATTAAGGATTTCTTAATAACTGCCTCTGATGGGAAAAAGTATCACACAAACTTTTACAACCTGGATATGATCATATCGGTTGGATATCGCGTTAAATCCCACGTCGCCACACGTTTCCGCCAATGGGCGACTCAGCAGTTAAGGGAATATATTGTCAAAGGGTTTGTGATGGATGATGAACGGCTTAAGCATGGCGCAAACATTGGTTCTGATTATTTTGACGAGCTTCTTGAACGTATCCGCGATATCCGTTCCAGTGAGAAACGTTTTTATCAAAAAATCCGGGATATTTATAAGCTGGCAGTTGATTATGATCCGAAGGCTGAAGAAACCCTGGAATTTTTCAAAATTGTTCAAAACAAGCTCCATTTTGCTATATCCGGCAAGACGGCGGCAGAGATTATTTCCGGGCGGGCTGATGCGTCAAAACCCAACATGGGTCTTACTTCGTGGAAAGGCGCAAAGGTGCGCCAGGGCGATGTGACCATTGCCAAGAATTACCTCAATGAAAAAGAAATGGAACAGCTTAACAGAATCGTGACTATGTACCTTGATTATGCTGAAGACCAGGCGAAACGCCACCGTCAGATATTCATGCGCGACTGGCGCAAAAAGCTTGACGCCTTTCTCAAGTTTAATGAACGCGATATCCTTGAGCATGCCGGAACTGTAACCAAAGAAGTTGCAGACGCACTGGCTTTGGAGCAGTATGAGGTATTTCATAAACAGCGGTTGAAGGATGAAGCCGAAGCAGAAGCGCTTGCCGATGATGAGGTATTGAAGGAAATCGAACAGAAAGCGGCGAAACGATTATCGAAGAAAAAGGGGCGGAAGAATGGCTAA
- a CDS encoding RNA-directed DNA polymerase gives MTYQRQFLSRNNFILAFERIVRGGNKEYKQFYRHLYPSYNLSLQENLDDLIHDIKSGTYKPSKPTIVFQPKKTLILRPLAILSLTDLIVYQAITNHIANKFESEQTKYAFSKSFGAIYAGKHSPFFYRSWKVCYSAYNKAIERAFNTGNTFVADFDLVSFYELIDHNLLKEKLVEKIKNVEFLNLLFECLERWTSDAAGSHIHHGIPQGPEPSAFLAECFLFHFDAKHFKDVKYFRYVDDIKLMAKSDIPLRRALLHLDLSSKELGLVPQAQKIELRETTCLEEVLKNIPSSLVLHIEENIGNKLSQHKLLNMLRKSIKRLNKQMVIDDVTKFKYSLVRLDPRKDVLKKITPLLAHRPDLSGIFASYLKKFPNNKLAADILLETLRTDPIYDAAATNYIDAMDICEPNNNQYPYRRVIQTANRRSVEKSILIKIASQVYKGRRVGAKDAAKIIEKEEHPIVCSILIHRLFGDSGSAPYKIGHIKTLIQQKSYEKDANLARYCASLLFLNFSWNELKGWKPGSKTHQSVKLLMFGLGLRARMPKKTTVLDTFFKDRMKIGISISWRKALGKD, from the coding sequence ATGACATATCAACGACAATTTTTATCTCGAAACAATTTCATTCTAGCCTTCGAGCGAATAGTTCGAGGTGGTAATAAAGAATACAAGCAGTTCTATCGGCATCTTTACCCGTCATATAATTTAAGTTTACAAGAAAATTTAGATGACCTTATACACGATATAAAATCTGGCACTTACAAACCAAGTAAACCTACAATTGTTTTTCAACCCAAAAAAACGCTGATTCTACGGCCTCTTGCCATATTATCTCTTACCGACCTTATTGTTTATCAAGCGATAACTAACCATATTGCAAACAAGTTTGAGTCTGAACAAACCAAATATGCGTTTAGCAAGAGTTTTGGGGCTATTTACGCAGGAAAGCACAGCCCTTTTTTCTATCGTTCATGGAAGGTTTGTTACAGCGCTTATAACAAAGCTATTGAAAGGGCATTCAATACTGGTAATACCTTTGTTGCCGACTTCGATCTTGTCTCATTTTATGAACTAATAGATCACAATTTACTAAAAGAAAAACTTGTTGAAAAAATTAAAAATGTGGAATTTTTGAATCTCTTATTTGAATGTCTCGAAAGATGGACTAGTGATGCTGCTGGGAGTCATATTCATCATGGTATTCCTCAGGGACCAGAGCCATCTGCCTTTCTTGCAGAGTGTTTTCTTTTTCATTTTGATGCTAAACATTTTAAAGATGTTAAATATTTCCGGTACGTTGATGATATAAAATTAATGGCTAAAAGCGATATTCCTTTGCGACGTGCACTGCTTCACCTGGACTTATCATCAAAAGAATTGGGACTTGTTCCACAAGCTCAAAAAATAGAGCTTCGAGAAACTACATGCCTTGAAGAAGTCCTAAAAAATATTCCAAGTTCTTTAGTACTACATATCGAAGAAAATATTGGTAATAAATTATCTCAACACAAACTATTAAATATGCTCAGGAAAAGCATTAAAAGGTTGAATAAACAGATGGTAATTGATGATGTTACGAAATTTAAGTATTCCTTGGTCAGGCTTGATCCGCGAAAGGATGTACTTAAGAAAATTACTCCATTACTCGCGCATCGTCCAGACCTTTCTGGAATTTTTGCAAGTTATTTGAAGAAGTTCCCAAATAATAAATTAGCAGCCGATATTTTACTTGAAACACTCAGAACAGACCCAATTTATGATGCGGCAGCAACAAATTATATTGATGCCATGGATATCTGTGAGCCAAACAATAATCAATATCCTTATAGACGTGTAATACAAACTGCAAATAGAAGGTCTGTAGAAAAAAGTATTTTAATAAAAATTGCATCTCAAGTATATAAAGGACGAAGGGTGGGTGCTAAAGATGCTGCAAAAATTATAGAGAAAGAGGAGCATCCAATCGTCTGTAGCATCCTTATTCATAGATTATTTGGGGATTCTGGTAGTGCTCCATATAAGATCGGGCATATCAAGACATTAATACAACAAAAGAGTTATGAAAAAGATGCCAACTTAGCTCGATACTGTGCCTCATTGTTATTTTTGAACTTTTCATGGAATGAGTTAAAGGGATGGAAACCAGGAAGTAAAACTCATCAGTCTGTAAAATTATTGATGTTTGGATTAGGTCTAAGAGCAAGAATGCCAAAAAAGACAACCGTACTGGATACCTTTTTCAAAGATCGTATGAAGATTGGAATATCCATCTCGTGGCGAAAAGCTTTGGGTAAAGATTAG